The genomic stretch TGCATAGTGACCATCAAAGATTCGAGCGGTGAGACTCAGTTCTTTGGCCAGATCGATTCCAACGAGGCCTTTGATTGAACGTGTCAATCCCATATCGGGTACCAATCCCCAGCGACTTTCCATAATTGACATTTGCGTATTTGGATGCGCAATACGGATATCCGCTGCCAATGCCAATTGCATTCCTGCACCAAAGCAAAAGCCTTCAACTGCCGCAATGACAGGAACAGGCAATTCTTGCCAAATTAAAAAAGCTTTTTGAAACAGGCTCTGTCCTGGTTTGATCAGTTCCCACGCTGCATAGAGTTTATTTTTCGGATCATTTAAGTCGCTTAAGTCAATTCCTGCACTAAATACCTGTGCTTCACCCGTGAGTACCACGCAGCGGATATTTCGATCTTTTTTAATTTTTTCAGCAACGTTGACCAACTCACGCAATAGATCAAAGCTCATTGCATTACGTTTTTCTGGACGGTTTAGGCTGACGGTTGCAATGCCATCATTGATTTCAATACTAACTAGTGCCATGAATTTTCACTCTTATTTATTTTCAGCCGCAGCATAGCATGCGTTCAGCGGCGAGAGATGACAGTGCAGTCACGGAAAAAGGCTTGTACTTGGAGCGGAAGTCATCCCACCGAAGTCCGATGGGATGAACTTAGTGATGTAAGACTTTCTCTGCAGCAGCAACCACATCATCCATAACATGTTTTAGTTCCTCTAGGCGCTGCGTGACCTCATCGATAAATGCTGGGTCGGCTTTACGTCGTTCTTTACGTAAGGTCGATACAAACTGTTCAAATTCAGCCGTCACATGCTGCAACTTTGGCGTACCGACATAGCGTGTTGCACCAGAAAGACGATGAATCACATGCTCAAGTTGCGGGAAGTCTTCGAGTTCAATTAACTGCTGAATTTCCGTAATTTCTGTCGGGAAACTGTCAACCAACATCTTCAGGAGGTCTTGTGCCAAATCTTCTTTGTTGGCAGCCAGCTGTAAGCTTTGCTTCCAGTCTAAAATTTGTGGGTCAACCCGTTCAATATAAACCGTTTTTTCAGTTTGTTGCAGTGGTTTAATAAACTTGTCGCTGGTCCAATGCGTCAGAATTTGAATGATTTGCTCAATTTGAATCGGTTTGGTGACATAGTCATCCATGCCGACTTTGAGCAGTTTTTGTTTTTCATCTGCAAGGGCATGTGCCGTCAATGCGATGATAGGCATACGCATACCATCTAAAGTGGATTCAAGCGAACGAATGGCACGTGTGGTATCAATTCCCGACATGACTGGCATTTGAATATCCATGAACACCAGATCAAAGGGTTTTAAACCTTGTTCAACCCGTTGTTGGATAATCTGTAGTCCTGCTTGACCGCTTGATGCCTTGGTGGTTTCAACATTGAGTTCACCCAATAATGCTTCAAGGACGATTAGATTTGGCATGTGATCATCAATCGCCAAAATATGTAAATCTCGATCCTTAAAGTCATCGTTAAGTTCGGGTGCAAGCAGCGGCTTGTTTTCTAGCAATTGAATCAAGGCTGTACGACTTAATGGCTGATACAGCGCACGTGCTTTAAACTGATGCAGCATATTGGGGTCTAAGGTCATTTGATAACCATAAACAGCAAGATTGCCTTGATAGCGATTGCGAATTTCTTTGAGTAATGCTTCGGTATCACCACTGTGGTCAACAATGAGCCAAGTATCATCACTGGCATTTGCCAATGAGTTCAAGCGGCTAAACAAATCGAGAATCGATTGGGTTTCCGTATGTTGAACTTGATAATTTTCCAAATAATGACGTAATACATGTGCTGTTGCAGGGTGGGCAACAAATGAAACCACATGCATATCTGAGAAGTTCTGATGTTCAACAAATGCATTCTGGGTTAGATCAAACATGGCTGTAAACCAGAAGGTTGAGCCTTTTTCGGTGGGTGCTCGTTCTTGGTTGTCTTCAAAGCCAATTTGCCCATGCATCAAGTTGACCAATTGTTTAGAAATTGCCAAGCCGAGTCCAGTTCCACCAAATTGGCGGGTTACCGATGCATCACCTTGAGAGAACGATTCAAATAAACGTTTACGATCTGTACCACTTAAGCCAATGCCGCTGTCCTGCACACTGAAATGCAGCAGCCATTGATTGCTGCTGTGTTGTTCTGTACGTGCACGAACAATAATTTCACCATCTGGAGTGAATTTAATCGCATTTGAAATCAGATTGGTCAAGATTTGTTTGACGCGCAATGCGTCACCAATCACATAACGTGGGACATTGTCGGCATAGTAAAAGGCCATATCAATTTGCTTTTGTGCAGCCAGTGGCGACAACATATCCATCACATCAAAAATGGCTTCTTCTAAGTCAAAGGGTGCTGTTTCGAGTTCCAGTTTACCTGCATCAATTTTAGAAAAATCAAGTACATCATTAATGAGTGCCAACAAATGTGCCGATGATTTACGAATGGTTTGTAAATATAGGGTTTGCTCGTGGTTGAGGTTTTCTTGACGCAGCATCAAGTGAATAAAACCATCAATACTATTTAAGGGGGTGCGTAATTCATGGCTGATATTGGCCAAGAATACCGATTTGGCTTGATTGGATGAAATCGCTTGGTCACGTGCTTGTTTATACGTAATGTTTTGCACTTCAAGGGTGTCGAGCGTACGGCGTAAATCGTCTTCTGTTTGTTCGGTGTGTTCTTTTAATTCGAGAAAACTAAAATGTAGTCGTTTTACCACACTGGCAATGTCACGTTGTAAAAGTCGTAATTCTCCAGTGCTATTAATCACCATATGCTGATCTAAGGTATCTGCACTTAAGCGTTGTAACTGCATCCGTATTTCATACATCGGTGCAATCCAGCGTCTAGAGTAAAAATTCAGACACAGTAAAAGCAACAAGAGTGTTAATAAACCGGTTGCAATCAGGACGATGAGAACGCGATACCGCGTAATAGCAAGCGGTTGATTGTCGAGTTCAATCACCAACCATTCACTTTTTTGTGGCGCTGCTGTATTTAAACGCATTCCATATAAGTAGTTGCCATTATTGGCAATCGGGCCAAAAAAAGTTGCATTTTGGGGAATCTTGGGCCAATCACGTTTATTGCGATAACCGACACTTAATACGTTTTGCTGTTGGCTGTTTAAAACCACGGCGCTGATTACATGTTTTTCATTTAGAATGCTTTGAAGAATAGTTTCAGCTTG from Acinetobacter pullicarnis encodes the following:
- a CDS encoding crotonase/enoyl-CoA hydratase family protein, whose protein sequence is MALVSIEINDGIATVSLNRPEKRNAMSFDLLRELVNVAEKIKKDRNIRCVVLTGEAQVFSAGIDLSDLNDPKNKLYAAWELIKPGQSLFQKAFLIWQELPVPVIAAVEGFCFGAGMQLALAADIRIAHPNTQMSIMESRWGLVPDMGLTRSIKGLVGIDLAKELSLTARIFDGHYAQQIGLVTHLDEQPLNKALSIAQEMQQRSPDALVAVKRVLDAMQNTPNKALRLEKIWQLKLLLGKNSILARKKDKNPEVQFQPRQYK
- a CDS encoding GacS-like sensor histidine kinase — its product is MSNFNRKLYKRLKLNHAYGQLIALIFVPIMVLAFVGALLVMHETANSSTAKQRFKAIEILARHQYTAEQLVRLQQLNPQKKQQAETILQSILNEKHVISAVVLNSQQQNVLSVGYRNKRDWPKIPQNATFFGPIANNGNYLYGMRLNTAAPQKSEWLVIELDNQPLAITRYRVLIVLIATGLLTLLLLLLCLNFYSRRWIAPMYEIRMQLQRLSADTLDQHMVINSTGELRLLQRDIASVVKRLHFSFLELKEHTEQTEDDLRRTLDTLEVQNITYKQARDQAISSNQAKSVFLANISHELRTPLNSIDGFIHLMLRQENLNHEQTLYLQTIRKSSAHLLALINDVLDFSKIDAGKLELETAPFDLEEAIFDVMDMLSPLAAQKQIDMAFYYADNVPRYVIGDALRVKQILTNLISNAIKFTPDGEIIVRARTEQHSSNQWLLHFSVQDSGIGLSGTDRKRLFESFSQGDASVTRQFGGTGLGLAISKQLVNLMHGQIGFEDNQERAPTEKGSTFWFTAMFDLTQNAFVEHQNFSDMHVVSFVAHPATAHVLRHYLENYQVQHTETQSILDLFSRLNSLANASDDTWLIVDHSGDTEALLKEIRNRYQGNLAVYGYQMTLDPNMLHQFKARALYQPLSRTALIQLLENKPLLAPELNDDFKDRDLHILAIDDHMPNLIVLEALLGELNVETTKASSGQAGLQIIQQRVEQGLKPFDLVFMDIQMPVMSGIDTTRAIRSLESTLDGMRMPIIALTAHALADEKQKLLKVGMDDYVTKPIQIEQIIQILTHWTSDKFIKPLQQTEKTVYIERVDPQILDWKQSLQLAANKEDLAQDLLKMLVDSFPTEITEIQQLIELEDFPQLEHVIHRLSGATRYVGTPKLQHVTAEFEQFVSTLRKERRKADPAFIDEVTQRLEELKHVMDDVVAAAEKVLHH